One segment of Macrotis lagotis isolate mMagLag1 chromosome 1, bilby.v1.9.chrom.fasta, whole genome shotgun sequence DNA contains the following:
- the LOC141509970 gene encoding platelet glycoprotein VI-like, giving the protein MTPTLSALLCLGLCLSQRTRTQADRPILRADKGPVVPLGRSVTLRCRGSQGAEVYRLQKEGPWKGPIRGAIQDVKPSGREAQFLIPSVTAKDAGIYSCLYRHSSHWSVASAPLYLRVTGLHDPPSLSALPSSQVTPGQQVTLQCQSQVGFNWFALYKDGEQIGSRMVQSQGRGSQATFSIPAGTPAHGGTYRCYTFHSINPYEWSAPSDPLVLRVTGPDTTKDPHLPQSPGDPQALTSSPPGVFSPIPESENTLFGPVPQDYTLGNLIRLSLAGLVLIILVVLLTEAWQSWREL; this is encoded by the exons ATGACTCCCACCCTCTCTGCCCTGCTGTGTCTTG GACTGTGTCTGAGCCAGAGGACAAGGACACAGGCAG ACAGACCCATCCTCAGGGCAGACAAGGGCCCTGTGGTGCCCCTAGGGAGAAGTGTGACCCTCAGGTGCCGGGGGTCACAGGGGGCAGAAGTGTACAGGCTGCAGAAAGAAGGCCCATGGAAAGGACCTATAAGGGGTGCAATCCAGGATGTGAAACCATCAGGACGAGAGGCCCAGTTTCTCATCCCTTCTGTAACAGCGAAGGATGCTGGGATCTACTCTTGTCTCTACAGACACTCATCCCACTGGTCAGTGGCCAGTGCCCCCCTGTACCTGCGGGTGACAG GTCTCCATGATCCCCCCTCCCTCTCAGCCTTGCCCAGCTCCCAGGTGACCCCAGGACAGCAGGTGACCCTCCAGTGTCAGTCACAGGTAGGATTTAACTGGTTTGCTCTCTACAAGGATGGAGAACAGATCGGCTCCCGCATGGTCCAGTCCCAGGGGAGGGGGTCTCAGGCCACCTTCTCCATCCCGGCTGGGACCCCTGCCCATGGAGGGACTTATCGATGTTACACCTTTCACAGTATCAACCCATATGAGTGGTCAGCCCCCAGTGACCCCTTGGTGCTCAGGGTCACAG GTCCAGACACCACAAAGGACCCTCACCTCCCCCAGAGCCCTGGAGATCCTCAAGCTCTGACATCCTCTCCTCCAG GAGTCTTCTCTCCAATTCCTGAATCTGAGAACACCTTGTTTG GTCCTGTGCCCCAGGATTACACCCTGGGTAACCTCATCCGCCTCAGCCTGGCTGGGTTGGTTCTTATCATCCTGGTTGTCCTGCTGACTGAAGCCTGGCAGAGTTGGAGGGAACTCTGA
- the LOC141509130 gene encoding leukocyte immunoglobulin-like receptor subfamily A member 2: protein MAPTLSVLLCLGECFENQNAECFENSAEDKGPLMLLGSSVTLSCWGKQGAEVYRLQKEQGSGRIKIQDVKPSVGEAQFSIPSMTGKDAGIYSCLYGHSSYWSEHSAPLHLVVTALPRSQVIPGQQVILQCLSQERFNWFALYKDGEKINSHKIHPHGKGAQVNFSIPTVMLAQGGTYTFYSNYPYKWSAPSDLLVLRVTGMLGPQTDNVSPRSQERGLWWRSPEDPSRAEVQPGSNTVAGQSQDTTKDPHLTQSPGDHQALTSPPPSE from the exons ATGGCCCCCACCCTCTCTGTCCTGCTGTGTCTTG GTgaatgttttgagaaccaaaaTGCAGAATGCTTTGAGAACAGTGCAGAAG ACAAGGGCCCTTTGATGCTCCTAGGGAGTAGTGTAACCCTCAGCTGCTGGGGAAAACAGGGGGCTGAAGTGTACCGGCTGCAGAAAGAGCAAGGGTCTGGAAGGATAAAGATCCAGGATGTGAAACCATCAGTAGGAGAGGCCCAGTTTTCCATCCCTTCTATGACTGGGAAAGATGCTGGTATCTACTCCTGCCTCTATGGACACTCATCCTACTGGTCAGAGCACAGTGCCCCCTTGCACCTTGTGGTGACAG CCTTACCCCGCTCCCAGGTAATCCCAGGACAGCAGGTGATTCTCCAGTGTCTGTCACAGGAAAGGTTTAACTGGTTTGCTCTCTACAAGGATGGAGAAAAGATCAACTCCCATAAGATCCATCCCCATGGGAAGGGGGCTCAGGTCAACTTCTCCATCCCAACTGTGATGCTTGCACAGGGAGGGACTTATACCTTTTACAGTAACTACCCATATAAGTGGTCAGCCCCCAGTGATCTCCTGGTGCTCAGGGTCACAG GGATGTTGGGCCCACAGACAGACAATGTGTCtcccagatcccaggaaagggGATTGTGGTGGAGGAGCCCAGAGGATCCAAGCAGGGCTGAGGTGCAGCCAGGAAGCAACACAGTTGCTGGGCAGAGCCAGGACACCACAAAGGACCCTCACCTCACTCAAAGCCCTGGAGATCACCAAGCTCTGACATCCCCCCCACCCAGTGAGTAA